The Macaca nemestrina isolate mMacNem1 chromosome 6, mMacNem.hap1, whole genome shotgun sequence genome window below encodes:
- the LOC105471124 gene encoding stAR-related lipid transfer protein 4 yields the protein MEGLSDVASFATKLKNTLIQYHSIEEDKWRVAKKTKDVTVWRKPSEEFNGYLYKAQGVIDDLVNSIIDHIRPGPCRLDWDSLMTSLDILENFEENCCVMRYTTAGQLWNIISPREFVDFSYTVGYKEGLLSCGISLDWDEKRPEFVRGYNHPCGWFCVPLKDNPNQSLLTGYIQTDLRGMIPQSAVDTAMASTLTNFYGDLRKAL from the exons ATGGAAGGCCTGTCTGATGTTGCTTCTTTTGCGACTAAACTTAAAAACACTCTCATCCAGTACCATAGCATTGAAGAAGATAAGTGGCGAGTTGCTAAGAAAAcg aaagaTGTAACTGTTTGGAGAAAACCCTCAGAAGAATTTAATGGATATCT CTACAAAGCCCAAGGTGTTATAGATGACCTTGTCAATAGTATAATAGACCATATACGCCCAGGGCCTTGTCGTTTGGATTGGGACAGCTTGATGACTTCTTTGGATATTCTGGAGAACTTTGAAGAG aattgcTGTGTGATGCGTTACACTACTGCTGGTCAGCTTTGGAATATAATTTCCCCAAGAGAATTTGTTGATTTCTCCTACACTGTGGGCTATAAAGAAGGGCTTTTATCTTGTG GAATAAGTCTTGACTGGGATGAAAAGAGACCAGAATTTGTTCGAGGATATAACCATCCCTGTGGTTGGTTTTGTGTTCCACTTAAGGACAACCCAAACCAGAGTCTTTTGACAGGATATATTCAGACAGATCTGCGTGGGATGATTCCTCAGTCTGCGGTAGATACAGCCATGGCAAGCACTTTAACCAACTTCTATGGTGATTTACGAAAAGCTTTATGA